From the Anguilla anguilla isolate fAngAng1 chromosome 6, fAngAng1.pri, whole genome shotgun sequence genome, one window contains:
- the LOC118230075 gene encoding sprT-like domain-containing protein Spartan has translation MDEDFLLAVQLQEQFDYEASTSSSDAVEYNVDPVSKKRKVDSSGDVLAPCYSSFEPERPMSIVDESWEMLDPSPDVRAMFLQFNDMFFWGKLCGVEVKWSPRMTLCAGVCSYEGRGGLCSIRLSEPLLKLRPRRDLVQTLLHEMIHALLFVTQNNRDRDGHGPEFCKHMDRINKATGTKITVYHTFHDEVDQYRQHWWRCNGPCQTRKPFFGYVKRAMNRAPSARDPWWADHQRTCGGTYVKIKEPDDYGKKGKKGDGKDTKTLSQPKDKSKPSAITGTSGLQDIRNVIPFSGKGFILGGSSQSSTSQKPPDNSQRRLDFPGSPEPLGSPSGQVTAKGMNSPGQPGYSSPHRASNMGTMTSTSRGPQSGIPSLRPPSKKSVANVRAFVNINGSPVRISKTAGHLTKPFGSTTDSTGATQRSVRDLFSSKVLASPDGARMGASTSSASKPVARLKGLSHDVNRERALGNGFNWKVGGQPGRSGDAQGSGQSNGLQSGSPGGSKTGLLNPLGSYQPKPAAKSGTAITVSRKRPWDSGGTAHIFDFFQRTMSESSSPKGKAEGVAATSSAPAVQPAPVSSASLTVSCPVCQVTVPESKINEHLDSCLT, from the exons ATGGATGAAGATTTTTTGCTCGCTGTTCAGCTACAGGAACAATTCGACTATGAGGCTTCCACGTCTTCATCGGATGCCGTCGAGTATAATGTTGACCCGGTtagtaagaaaagaaaagtcGATTCCAGTGGCGACGTACTTGCTCCATGTTATTCTTCCTTCGAGCCTGAAAGGCCCATGTCAATAGTTGACGAGTCATGGGAGATGCTTGATCCCAGTCCTGATGTTCGAGCCATGTTCCTGCAATTTAACGACATGTTCTTTTGGGGGAAATTATGTGGCGTCGAAGTCAAGTGGAGCCCTCGAATGACGCT ATGCGCTGGAGTGTGTTCTTACGAAGGACGAGGCGGGCTGTGCTCAATTCGTCTCAGTGAACCTCTTCTGAAACTCCGACCACGTCGAGATCTGGTGCAG aCACTTCTACATGAAATGATACACGCCTTGCTGTTTGTGACTCAAAACAACCGAGATCGAGATGGACACGGCCCAGAATTCTGTAAGCACATGGACAGAATTAACAAAGCCACCGGGACAAAAATTACG GTCTACCACACTTTTCATGATGAGGTGGACCAGTACCGTCAGCACTGGTGGCGATGTAATGGACCGTGTCAGACTCGGAAGCCCTTCTTTGGCTATGTGAAGCGTGCCATGAACCGGGCTCCCTCTGCCCGTGACCCCTGGTGGGCGGATCACCAGCGCACATGTGGAGGAACTTACGTCAAGATCAAAGAGCCAGATGATTATGGGAAGAAAGGCAAGAAAGGTGACGGCAAAGACACAAAGACCCTGAGCCAACCCAAAGACAAGAGCAAGCCCTCCGCCATCACAG GTACATCTGGTTTGCAGGATATTAGGAATGTCATCCCATTCAGTGGCAAAGGGTTCATCCTTGGAGGAAGCTCTCAGTCGTCCACCTCTCAAAAACCACCTGACAATAGTCAGAGAAGACTCGATTTCCCAGGTTCCCCTGAGCCACTGGGGTCCCCATCAGGGCAAGTTACAGCCAAAGGCATGAACTCCCCAGGACAGCCCGGATACAGCAGCCCCCACAGGGCCAGTAACATGGGCACTATGACTTCTACCTCAAGGGGTCCCCAGAGTGGCATCCCAAGCCTACGTCCTCCAAGTAAAAAGTCAGTTGCTAACGTTAGGGCTTTTGTCAACATTAACGGGTCTCCGGTGAGGATTTCAAAGACTGCGGGCCATTTGACGAAGCCATTCGGGAGTACCACAGATTCTACCGGCGCAACCCAGAGGTCTGTACGTGACCTCTTCAGCTCCAAAGTACTTGCGTCTCCTGATGGGGCAAGAATGGGTGCTAGCACGTCAAGTGCCTCCAAACCAGTGGCTAGGCTCAAAGGACTATCTCATGATGTCAATAGGGAAAGAGCACTGGGGAATGGCTTCAACTGGAAGGTCGGTGGGCAACCAGGGAGAAGTGGAGATGCTCAGGGCTCCGGTCAGTCAAACGGCCTTCAGTCAGGAAGTCCTGGAGGCTCAAAGACTGGCCTGCTAAACCCGCTCGGTTCCTATCAGCCCAAACCCGCTGCAAAATCAGGCACTGCTATCACGGTTTCTAGAAAGAGGCCGTGGGACAGTGGTGGCACGGCCCACATCTTCGACTTCTTCCAGCGGACGATGAGCGAGTCATCGTCTCCCAAGGGCAAGGCGGAGGGCGTCGCTGCCACTTCCTCCGCCCCGGCTGTGCAGCCCGCCCCTGTCAGCAGCGCCAGCCTTACAGTGAGCTGCCCTGTCTGCCAAGTCACTGTGCCTGAGTCGAAAATCAATGAGCATTTAGACTCCTGCCTCACATGA
- the exoc8 gene encoding exocyst complex component 8, which translates to MADTANRLRKQLESANFDPQNYVKQLSQQSDGDRDLQEHRQKIQTLADETAQNLKKNVYKNYRQFIETAKEISYLESEMYQLSHILTEQKSIMESITQSLLSTDKDETAKEMLAAFPKETEEVKQRTLTTLLEKVEGCKNIMETPGRYLVYNGDLLEYDVDNMSQIQKVHAFLMNDCLLIATWLPNRRGAVKYKYNALYDLESFAIVNVKDNPPMKDMFKILMFPDSRIFQAENSKIKKEWLEILDETKKNKVVKERHKKEEEVPNSPVRPEVSNNPFDVEDEPLSSEEVVDLSLEWIQELPEDLDVCIAQRDFEGAVDLLDKLNEYLKDQPVSPRVKELRGKVDERVRQLTEVLVFELSPDRSLRGGPKATRRAVSQLIRLGQSTKACELFLKNRAAAVQTAIRQLRIEGATLLYIHKLCNIFFTSLLETAKEFEMDFAGNTGCYSAFVVWSRAAMKMFVDAFSKQVFDSKESLSTAAECVKVAKEHCKQLSEIGLDLTFTLQSLLVKDVKAALQSYKEIIIEATKHRNSEEMWRKMNLMTPEALAKLKEEMRSCGMGNFEQYTGDDCWVNLSYTVVAFTKQMMAFLEEGLKLYFPELHMVLLESLREIILVAVQHVDYSLRCEQEAEKKAFILQNASFLHETVLPVVEKRFEEGVGKPAKQLQDLRKSSRPMRVNPDSTMSVV; encoded by the coding sequence ATGGCAGACACCGCAAACAGGCTGCGTAAACAGCTGGAATCGGCTAATTTCGACCCCCAGAATTATGTCAAACAGCTTTCACAACAATCTGATGGCGACAGAGATTTGCAGGAACACCGTCAAAAAATTCAGACCCTGGCTGATGAGACTGCGCAAAActtgaagaaaaatgtttataaaaactACAGGCAGTTTATCGAAACTGCAAAAGAAATCTCATATTTGGAGAGCGAAATGTACCAGCTGAGCCATATTTTAACGGAACAGAAAAGTATTATGGAGAGCATAACCCAGTCTCTGCTCTCAACTGATAAAGATGAAACTGCAAAGGAAATGCTTGCTGCCTTCCCGAAAGAAACAGAAGAAGTGAAGCAGAGAACGCTTACAACTTTGCTGGAAAAAGTGGAGGGCTGTAAAAACATTATGGAGACCCCTGGCAGGTATTTAGTGTACAATGGTGACTTGTTGGAGTATGATGTTGATAATATGTCGCAGATCCAAAAAGTGCACGCTTTCCTGATGAATGACTGTCTGCTTATTGCCACCTGGCTACCAAACCGCCGTGGTGCTGTGAAGTATAAGTACAATGCTCTATATGACCTGGAGAGCTTTGCCATTGTCAATGTAAAGGACAACCCTCCAATGAAAGACATGTTTAAAATACTCATGTTTCCAGATAGTCGCATTTTCCAGGCAGAGAATAGCAAGATCAAGAAGGAGTGGCtggagatccttgatgaaaccaagaaaaacaaagtgGTGAAGGAAAGACacaagaaagaggaggaggtgccaaACTCGCCGGTGCGGCCGGAGGTCTCCAACAACCCCTTTGACGTGGAGGACGAGCCCCTGAGCTCAGAGGAAGTAGTGGACCTGAGCTTGGAGTGGATACAGGAGCTCCCCGAAGACCTTGATGTGTGCATCGCTCAGCGGGACTTTGAAGGTGCCGTGGACCTCTTGGACAAGCTGAACGAGTACCTGAAGGACCAGCCCGTGAGCCCGCGCGTGAAGGAGCTGAGGGGCAAAGTGGACGAGCGTGTGCGGCAGCTGACGGAGGTGCTGGTGTTCGAGCTCTCCCCCGACCGCTCGCTGCGCGGGGGGCCCAAAGCTACTCGCAGGGCCGTCTCGCAGCTGATCCGTCTGGGCCAGTCCACCAAGGCCTGTGAGCTCTTCCTGAAGAACCGGGCGGCCGCGGTGCAGACGGCCATCCGGCAGCTGCGCATCGAGGGGGCCACTCTGCTCTACATCCACAAGCTCTGCAACATCTTCTTCACCAGCCTGCTGGAAACCGCCAAGGAGTTCGAGATGGACTTCGCCGGCAACACCGGCTGCTACTCGGCGTTTGTGGTCTGGTCGCGTGCGGCCATGAAGATGTTCGTGGACGCCTTCAGCAAGCAGGTGTTCGACAGCAAGGAGAGCCTCTCCACCGCCGCCGAGTGCGTCAAAGTGGCGAAGGAGCACTGCAAGCAGCTGAGCGAGATTGGCCTGGACCTCAccttcactctgcagtccctgCTGGTCAAGGATGTCAAGGCGGCCCTTCAGAGCTACAAGGAGATCATCATCGAGGCCACCAAGCATCGCAACTCGGAGGAGATGTGGCGCAAGATGAACCTGATGACCCCCGAGGCGCTGGCCAAGCTGAAGGAGGAGATGCGAAGCTGCGGGATGGGCAACTTTGAGCAGTACACGGGCGACGACTGCTGGGTCAACCTCAGCTACACTGTGGTGGCCTTCACCAAGCAGATGATGGCGTTCCTGGAGGAGGGCCTGAAGCTGTACTTCCCCGAGCTGCACATGGTGCTGCTGGAGAGCCTGCGGGAGATCATCCTGGTGGCGGTGCAGCACGTCGACTACAGCCTGCGCTGCGAGCAGGAGGCCGAGAAGAAGGCCTTCATCCTTCAGAACGCCTCCTTCCTGCACGAGACCGTTCTCCCCGTGGTGGAGAAGAGGTTCGAGGAAGGGGTGGGGAAACCCGCCAAGCAGCTGCAGGACCTGAGGAAGAGCTCTCGGCCCATGCGAGTCAATCCGGACAGCACCATGTCCGTGGTGTAA